From the Gossypium hirsutum isolate 1008001.06 chromosome A02, Gossypium_hirsutum_v2.1, whole genome shotgun sequence genome, the window cgtgtgggctttTGAAATatgggacacatggtcgtgtcccagcccgtgtctctacctgcgtaactcactgacttggatcacacggccgtgtcacaagCTGTGTGCCAGACCATATGAATTCTGCACCTGAAAATAATGTGATACACAACCGTGTGGggtggccatgtgtgacacatgaacgtgtgatagcccgtgtctcaagccgtgtgcaGCCCAAACTACCcttaaaacaagccatttcaaaaaccattaatctaatattaaaataaaaataatatattcacCAATAGAATATTGATTaccttaaataaatttataacttaaaaagACAACTACTGCTGGTGAGAAAAATACAGAAGAGTAGACTTTTTCATCTTCCTGATTGATCCGAGACCCACATAAAAATATCTCATGGCATGGGCTAAAAAGTTCACAAAGGCATCAAATACTAGcttgaaagaatttttagagctggAAATATTCAAGTTACAGCCTATAGATACAGTTGAAATGGTTGGCATCATTTTCGACTATTTTCAAACTGTGGGTGGCCTACATGTGCCCCCACTGGTCTTTTCATTTTAAGCAATGGCTCTTACAATTCCCAGTTGGGTGTTGGAGATCTACAGGAAACTAATTTGTGGGAACCCACACTTTAAAATCCATTATTTGCCTtcaataattcatttagaatgtttgGGGGGGGGGTTCTTTTATCTGTCTTATACAACTTGTAATGGGTGTGTACTAGATTTCAAAACATTTgccaaataattaaaaattaatagcctctcttttatttaaacaaaatcaCAGCAAATAGTATATCATTAAATTAGCCTTAAAGTTTAAACTTTCTCATGTTCTTTTCAAGGTCAGTTGTGACACAAGGGACCCTTTAACTTTCAGTGGCAATGACCTCATCATTATTAGCAAGTAGAAAGATTAGCCATCTaagtcttttttctttttttctttttctttttttctttttaggtttATAAGTTGTATGtgattgatattttaataaattgatcATCGGACTCTTTCAACATCAGAcgaaacaattaaatatttttttgtgaaattataaaattaaactgtTTTAATGTTCATTTCATGTTtcatgaaattaatttttatagatttatagttgtctttcttaaatattttcttcAAGATTTTATTAAAAGTGGAATGTCGCTATACACTCATCCTCAGTACAAGTCATAAAGAGTTTAATATGCAATGTTCCTATACACTATTCGGAAGAGTCTGCTTTTCCAAACAGGTTCAGCATAGCTGCTAAATTAGATAATTAAGaacaaaatgattaaggatgtaataattgaagaaaaaaaatttgaaagctCATTTCATCAATCATACAGTTTTGCTGATAAGGCCTTGAACGGTCCCATAATGAATAAGACCATATTTTGATTGATCCGGTCGTTTTATTGAATTTCCATTGATAATTCGCAGGTCAAATTTTCAAATGCAATGCTTTGGTCCAGTATAGTTGCTTGGATAGTTAGATGGATGAAGGAATAGGCAATAAAGGAaagaatatattattaaaaaaaactctaacatcaataaattaatatatataatcaattaCATTGAGAAACAAATACATACTTTTCCCCTATATCACACTTACATAAAAATCACCATACATATCCATGATTTTGGGAGGCAGACCCTTTGGTGAACCTCTTCAAGACTCACTTATTAGGAGCAGAATCAATTATTTTTCTTGCACGTATACATAATTCATGatgaatctatatatatacatgtacatatatatgtaattataagATCCTTAAACCTGCCTTGCCTTGCCTTGCCTTGCCTTGAGCAGCTGTCGACAAGGGGATTAGTAGTGATTTTCCTTTATTTAAGTCATACACTTGATGAAGATGTGAATCCTTAGCCTTTCCTTGGGTAAAAAGAATTATCATAAGATGGCTGAGAAGCCATTTTTGTAGTGTTATCATTGTGCCTGTTAGATTTTCTGTTGAATGAACTATATCTGCCTTGCCTATGCTTCCTTCTAGGATGTGATGCCTTTGGGATAAAAACTCCAGTGCCTTTGCTTTCTCTTCGGCAGATTTGTTCTTGGAGATATGGAGATTGTGTTATTGGATAATTTGCTGCAGAAAATGTCTGCAAAAAGTTTTGACAGGACAAAAATTTCAATCCATGAAGCTGTGAAGTTAATAATACCGGAAAATccatgaaaaaaaaacatatgtagaTGGTTATAAAAACCTGGAAGGAAACTGAAGGACATGTTGAAACTGAGTCTTCATCATCCATGATTAGCAAAGAGATTTGCTTGCTCAAGTCTGCAAAAAACAGATCATCTTCAAGCTCAACAGCCACTTCCATGTCTGTCCTCAAAAGCTAGAGAGTCTTATTAGAGTGGGGTTTTTGGCAAGTAACCAAGAAAGGAAATGTTTAGTCTCTCCCGAGCCATGGGGGGTTATAAATAAAAGAAGAGCTAGAAAAGAGATGGGTGAGGTAAAAGGCAGATAGGAGGAGGGGGGAAGTGCATGTGGGGTGGTGGGGTCTTTTAATGGCAGTTAGCCAATCTGGCTAAGTCCCCACAAGAATCATGAAGCAGTGTTATGATGTTATCCAGTAGGGGGAAGAAGAGATAAAAGAGTAGCAGCAAGCAAAGCATAGCAAAGGCAAAGAGAAAGCCCACACCCAGATATCTAATCCCAAATCATCACTAGCATGCATGGGTGTAACTAGGTCAGCCTCACTTCCTTTATCCTTTTTTACATCTCTAAGGAAACAAGGTATGGCTCAAAATTCATAGTCCAACCCCAATACAAGGGATATACACTGCTTGCAAAACCCAATTGAATGAACGCTTGCCCATAACTGGTCTCAACTAGTATCTAGATAGCTAGATACTGCTGTCTTTTGTCATGATTTAAGCTAAAGGACAGTCAAACTCAGTAACCAGAGGATCTAAGAGCTTTGTTGTAGGGCCATTGCTTTAATTACTTTAGAATTTGAGACTTGTTTTTGTAGATCTCCACAGAATTTGAAGGGTCGTTTGTCAATGCAACTAGCTTGTTTGTAATTTACAGTTTTAAATCATATAAGCCGTGAATTAATTGTGTTCTGATTCTTTGACATTGAGCATTTCATTGTCATCTTAGTTTGAACTTTAACACATAATTTATCTCTAATCCCAacataaaatagaaacaaatcatgcaaaaaaaataaaattcttttgcaTTGCGGAACATAATTTTCAAGCAGCCAAGTGGGACTGAATTAAATGCATTAAGATAACCAAGGATAATCAagtaaagggtaaactacatcgttagttactaaattatgagtaaatttttatttttatcacttaattaagGAAAGCTACAATCTGgttactaaactattcaaaagttttcatttaagtcactaaattattcaaaagttttattttaagtCATTGAACAATTCAAAAGTTTT encodes:
- the LOC121210145 gene encoding uncharacterized protein — protein: MEVAVELEDDLFFADLSKQISLLIMDDEDSVSTCPSVSFQTFSAANYPITQSPYLQEQICRRESKGTGVFIPKASHPRRKHRQGRYSSFNRKSNRHNDNTTKMASQPSYDNSFYPRKG